DNA from Papio anubis isolate 15944 chromosome 1, Panubis1.0, whole genome shotgun sequence:
gctatttatgacaaacccacagccaatatcatactgaatgggcaaaaactggaagcattccctttgaaaactggcacaagacagggatgctctctctcaccattcctattcaacatagtgttggaagttctggccagagcaatcaggcaggagaaagaaataaaaggtattcaattaggaaaagaggaaatcaaattgtccctgtttgcagatgacatgattgtatatttagaaaaccccataatctcagcccaaaatctccttaagctgataagcaacttcagcaaagtctcaggatacaaaatcaatgtacaaaaatcacaaagcattctatacaccaataatagacaaacagagccaaatcatgagtgaactcccattcccTGGTAAAAgctgagagaataaaatacctaggaatccaacttacaagggatgtgaaggacctcttcaaggagagctacaaaccactgctcaacgaaataaaagaggatacaaacaaatggaagaacagtccacactcatggataggaagaattaatatcgtgaaaatggccatactgcccaaggtaatgtatagattcaatgccatccccatcaagctaccagctTTCTTCACAGGAGGGTGGAAAAAACTACTGTAAAGTTCATATAGGagacaaaaaagagcctgcattgccaagacaatcctaagtcaaagaataaaaactggaggcatccacctttctgacttcaaattatacaggGGCTACAATGTAAACaacatgctactggtaccaaaacagagatatacctGCATGAACagtagagccctcagaaataatactgcacatctacaaccatctgatctttgacaaatctgacaaaacaagaaatggggaaaggattccctacttaataaatggtgctgggaaaactggctagccatatgtagaaagcagaaactggatcccttccttacaccttatacaaaaattaattcaagatggattaaagacttaaatgttagacctaaagccataaaaaccctagaagaaaaccaaagcaataccattcaggccataggcatgggcaagaacttcatgtctaaaacaccaaaagcaatggcaagaagagccaaaatggacaaatgggatctaattaaactacagagcttctgcacagcaaaagaaactaccatcagagtcaagaggcaacctacagaatgggagaaaatttttgcagtctactcatctgacaaaggactaatatccagaatctacaaagaactcaaacaaatttacaagaaaaaaacaaacaaccccatcaaaaagtgggcaaaggatatgaacagacacttctcaaaaagaagacattgatgcagccaacagacacatgaaaaaatgctcatcatcactggccatcagagaaatgcacatcaaaaccgcaatgagataccatctcacaccagttagaatggcaatcattaaaaagtcaggaaacaacaggcgctggaggggatgtggagaaataggaacacttttacactgttggtgggactgtaaactagttcaaccattgtggaagacagtgtggcgattcctcaaggatctagaactagaaatactatttgacccagccgacccattactaggtatatacccaaaggattataaatcatgctgctgtaaagacacatgcacaggtatgtttattgtggcactattcacaatagcaaacacttggaaccaactcaaatgtccatcaatgacagactggattaagaaaatgtggcacatatacaccatggaatactatgcagccataaaaaaggatgagtttatgtcctttgtagggacatggatgaagctggaaaccatcattctcagcaaactatggcaaggatAAAacaccaaacaccgcatgttctcactcataggtgggaactgaacaatgagaacacttggacacaggaaggggaacgtcacacaccggggcttgtcgaggggttgggggaggggagagggatagtaAACACGCTTTACCTTCTAGAGGGGACCAGGACTGTATCTCGTCCCATGCCCTCAAAGACAATATTATGTTTTGAGTCTACAGTGTCTCTTttgtaattatttcctttttaatttttgaattcaaTCTGAGTGGAGTCTTCCAATCCTTCTGTCTCCTCCCCCACAAAATACTTACCATGTTTTGTGTTGTCTTGGTTCCTTCCCAGGGTCCCATTAGGACACCCAGTCCCATCCTTCCCAGCCCCCACCTCACTTTGTAATTTTGGCCTAATTTCCTCCGGAGAAGCCTGAACCTTTGTCGTGAGATCAATCATACCCTCAGTGGTACTCTTCTTACACCTGAATGGGCATATGATCTACCGTTAGAAAGCATAAATCCCAGGTGACCAGTGGATACACAGAGATATTTATTCTGCTTTCTTAGGGATGAAATTACTGTCTTCTTAGAGTTGTTTTAGCTCTGAGACATTTCGTTAATGTTTATGTGGCCAAATATCTCCCAACAAAGATACCAAATATCTCCCaacaaaggttttgtttttttctgtcaaatGCCAGAAACAGATTCAACCCTTTCCTGCATCACTATGAAGCGCTCATGTCAGTCAAACTCCATCAGTGTTTGTGGAATAAAGGAATAATGAGTTGTGGACTTTCACCCTATTATTTATACTTTCACTTTCATAAATGTATATCTGATTCAATCAATTAATCAGAAGAAAGTCACAAACTCAATCAGGATTAACTGGGTGGAACTTCAGAATCTAATCAGACATCATTTTCTGATTGGAAGCTGGTTGTTGAGAAGGGGAGGGTGTGGTTAGAAAGGTCCATAAAAGCTCCCAAAGGTGCACAGAAGAGACCTGAAGCCCTGGCACCTGGAGTACTGCTTGGTTCTCTGAGAGGTCGCAGCACCCTGCAAAGTGAGTCCAGCTCTGGTAAGTCACCCCCTCCTTAGGTTCATGCCCATCTGATCTGCAGCCAGCCAGTCAGGGACGGTGACCTGCAGCCCAAGGTGGCAGAGAGAACTTCCTTGTCTGTTTTCAGATGAACAATTTAGGCTGTGATTTTTCCTCTAAATGTAGTTTTGTCTTCATCCCCCAAAATTTGATTTGTCCttggtttttgtcatttcaaattttgtatccaagcagttttttttttttaaacaaaagatattaaaaacTTACAACTGGTTGAATTTCTATTTCATGACATTTGAAATTATTGGTTTTTATGCCCTTAAATTATAGTTCACAGACTTGATGGCATTGTGATTTTACATGTCAGGCTCTCATTTTTACTAAAACCTTAAATATTCCATAGACCATTCTCAAGAGTGGAGTCTTTGTTTTGAATATGGgatcaattttttttccccctagattCCATCCCAAAGTGGGTCATTGTGAGTCTGTGTGAGAGATCAACATTGGAACCTTCATCTGAGAGTTAGAGTTTTTATCCCTAACTTCCACAGGCTCTAGAATACTGTCACGGTACTTTCACAATTTCTTgttacaatttttcaaaataaaaaataatggcacTGATTCCAAGGAGTCCCTTTAGTCTTCTGCAAGCATGTTCATTGTGGGAACTGAGAATGTAGGCTGTGTGGGGCCACAGGACATTCTCATTCCATTGTTTTAGGGTGGTAAGTgacaagaaatattttcttgaaaaggtGGAGCTTAGCTTTCAGGATCCTCAGCAACGCTTCCCAGTGTTACTGAGATTTAGTGCAGCAATGGTTGAAAATGAATGGACCAGTGGTCACCTTGCCCCTCCTCATTGTTTGGAAGACAATCTTCACGGTACCAGCAGGAGCTGAATTACGGATTTGTGTCCAGAAAGTGCAGAGCGGAATTGGGGTGAACTAATTACCTTTCCATCACTACCAGAGCAATAGCATTGGCACTAGGAGATGATGAAGTAATGTGATTTGCCATAAGAATCATGCTCTTTCTCTGAAAGTTTTCCACGCAGATTCATCAGCATGAGCCTCCAGGCCCCACCCAGACTCCTGAAGCTGGCTGAGCAGAGTCTGCTGAGGGACGGAGCCTTGGCCATCCCCACCCTGGAGGAGCTGCCCAGGGAGCTCTTTCCCTCTCTGTTCATAGAGGCCTTTACCAGGAGATGCTGCGAGACCCTGAAAACTATGGTGCAGGCCTGGCCCTTCACCTGCCTTCCTCTAGGGTCCCTGATGAAGTCGCGTCATCTGGAGACCTTTGGAGCTGTGCTGGAGGGGCTTGATGCACTGCTTGCCCAGAAGGTTCGCCCCAGGTGAGGTGACCCAGCTGGCCAGGTGGGGAGGGCCCAGACATCCAGGGTAGGGTTGGCTGGGTCAGAAGGAGTGGGAGGCCCAAGGGTGGCCCAAAGGCTTCTGATGCGGCTGGCAGGGAAGCTCAGAGAGGCCTTGGCCATTGTCCAGCTCCTCTGGGAAAGGACTGCTCACCATGCAGGGCCCACTGAAGGATCAGGAACCTGCTTCCTCCCAGTGGCAATTGAAGACACTAGCAGTGGGGACCAGGCAGGTTTCAAGGAGAAAGAGGGatggagaaaagacagagagTGGGAGAAGCAGCAGGGAGGGGAGTCACTGATGTCTGGGATGTGGATAAAAGCTCAAATCGTTGAGTAAATCTGGAGCCTCTCTTCTCTTTTACCCACAGGCGGTGGAAACTTCAAGTGCTGGACTTGCGGGATGTGGATGAGAACTTCTGGGGCATATGGTCTGGAGCTTCTGCACCCTCCCCAGAGGCCCTGAGTAAGAGACAAACAGCAGAGAACTGTCCAAGGCTGGGTGGGCAGCAGCCCTTGATGGTGACCCTAGATCTTTGCTTCAAGAATGGGACTCTGGATGAATGCCTCACCCGCTTCTTAGAGTGGGGCAAACAGAGAGAAGGATTACTGCATGTGTGTTGCAAAGAGCTGCAGATTTTTGGAATGCCCATCCACAGTATCATAGAGGTCCTGAACATGGTGGAACTAGACTGTATCCGGGAGGTGGAAGTGTGCTGCCCCTGGGAGCTGTCCATTCTTATAAGGTTCGCCCCTTACCTGGGCCAGATGAGGAATCTCCGCAAACTTGTTCTCTTCAACATCCATGTCTCTGCCTGCATTCCCGCAGACAAGAAGGAGCAGTTTATCACCCAGTTCACCTCTCAGTTCCTCAAGCTGGACTACTTCCAGAAGCTTTACATGCACTCTGTCTCTTTCCTCAAAGGCCACCTGGACCAGCTGCTCAGGTGAGGAAGGATGGTGAGTTTTCTGTGCAGACCACAGCAGAGCCTTTCTCTGTTACAGTAAACACCAGGGGGTATCTACTGTGAGCCAGCTGGTGACGAGGTCACAGTGAAGGGGACACTAGAATGTCCACACATTGTCCTGTTGGCAGCTCTGTCCTAAAATGGGTGTCACACAACCATGCCAATAAGCCAGCGGGATCTCCTGGGCTAGATGCTATAGAGAGGCTGCCACGCTAGGATGCTAGCAACTGCGGGTTCAGATCTAGTGAGGGTGCATTTGTGAATTCCTCCCGAGGATGTGTGTCTAAGTTAAGATGATGGGAAATAGGGAGGTGAAGAGGGCACTAAAGAAGAGAAAGCCCATCACACCcctctgttttaaaatataaggtCTGTCCTCACCTGCCTAGTGAAcaggcaaaatcctgtctctccctctgtcaGTAAAATGTTTTGAGCTCCAAGTCAGGTAACTAATGTATGGGAAATACATGATGATGGAATAGAGGGTGAGGGAGCAGGagtgaagaagggagaaaggatagACGGTTTGCTGCTGATACAGGCGTGTCAGGGACTCCTGCAGCCTGGCCACCCCAGCTGATGTTGCAGGATCCCGCCTGGGTTGTTCTTTATGTCTGTGTCTCCACTGTGCTCCTGTGGCCCAGAGATGTGGTTTTCTGCCTGACAGATGAAGAAAGGGAGCCTTAGAGTTCATGGGCTTGACCCAGTCACCTGAGTGATGGTGAAGGACTGAGCCTCAATTGGGACTGTCCTGAAGGAGCAGAGTCTCCGTTCCCACACCGCGGGTGCTGACTATCCTCAGATGAGCAGAGCAGCCTTGGGTTGTGGAGACTGTCATCTCTCACCATGAGGTCTTCCCACCACTCTCCTCTAACTCCTCCTTGTTCTCTCCCAGGTGTCTCCAGGCCCCCTTGGAGACGGTCGTCATGACCGACTGCCTGCTGTCAGAGTCGGACTTGAAGCATCTCTCTTGGTGCCCGAGCATCCGTCAGCTAAAGGAGCTGGACCTGAGGGGCATCACACTGACCCATTTCAGCCCTGAGCCCCTCGCCGTTCTGCTAGAGCAAGTTGAGGCCACCCTGCAGACCCTGGACTTAGACGACTGTGGGATCACGGACTCCCAACTCAGCGTCATCCTGCCTGCCCTGAGCCGCTGCTCCCAGCTCAGCACCTTGAGCTTCTGTGGGAACCTCATCTCCGTGGCCGCCCTGGAGAACCTGCTGTCGCCAACATCACGTTGGGCTGAGCATTAGCATGTTAGCCTGGAGCTGTACCCTGCAGACAACAATTTAAACATTGTAAAACATTAACTTTTTCATTTGACATATTCTTTCAGGTTCAGCATGTCAGTGAAACTACTGATGCCAGCTCATCTGAAGGGCCCTGCAAGGCACCAACTCACCAAAGACTGCAGTTTTGACATCCTGATGACTTCATATCTCTTACCGCCACTAAAATATACCAACTTTCCAGCCCCTTGCTATCCATGATCCCCTGAAAACCCCAAGTACTCCTTGGGGAGATGAATTTGAGGATCTCTTCCCAGCTTTTCATTCAGCCACCCTGTGATCATTAAACTCTCTGCTGCAAACCCTGCTGTCTCAGAATATTGGTAAATTACTGTGCAGCAGGCATAGAAACCTGATAGTCCTGTAATAAAGTCATGTCAAAATTTCAAAGAGAAGTTAGGGTGGAGGCTGGGCAGGTTGAGCTGGGTGTTTTAATGGCATCCTGGGAGAGAACGAAGACTTGGTAAACATGTTGGGGGTTATTGAGGGGGTGGAGGAGGAATCTATCTGACATTGCACTGATACTGCTTTGGTTTTGATCCTTATTACCAAGGATGAGTCTTTCAAAACAATTCATGTaatcttccttatttttcctttcaaaacctttgtcttcctttacctccttGGATAATCTCACATTTATTCCCATTGCTTTGctcatttcataataaaaatccttttttttttttttttttttatagagtctCTTTCTCTGTTAAGCAGACCAAATATTTTGTTGCCACACAAGATGAGTAACTTGGTTTCTTGAGAGAAAGGGTCAAAAGGATCCCATTCCTCACCAGCTGGGAGTGATATGAAGGTTATGGTTATTCTTTGTCATATCTGCACCTGCATATTGCCAGTGAAAACCTGCAGGTCACACTGGGCAGGCTTCCCAATTAACCACCTGTGGAAGGTCTTAGGATTGGGTTACATCCTGTCCCTGAGTAAAGAATCTGATCGTGAGTTCATGAGTGCCTCAAACTCTTCAAGTACTGATGAAAACTTCACCTACAGACAGTGCGAAGGACACCGATTTGATTCTGATCATGAAGGTTTGCTGGTTGTCTTGCAAGGAAAATGTTTTAGCCTGTTGTGTTGTCATCTAAAGCCAATGATTGTAGCCTCTGTATTATACCTTCCAATGgataaaacaaattcaaaaaacagCTCTATTTGAGCCTTGCCAggtcaataaaacaaaaactaaacaaaacactGATAGGAGGAGTCCCATTCCCGTCTTTTAACTTTTCTCACAAAAGCAATCCAACTTGTAACAGATTTTGGGGCACACCCACTTTGTCAATGTGTGTCTTTCAGGTCAACCCTCACATTTAGCTTCCAATAAagatttattaattatttctgtCTCAACAGCCTCGACTTCCATTGACACCTGGTGGCATGGTAATGGTTTGGATTGGggtgggaagaaaaaatatttctatgaattttatgAAGTAATCCTCGCATGCCATCTCCATTGAAGAATGAataggggccgggcacggtggctcatgcctgtaatcccagcactttaggaggccgaggtgggtggatcatgaggtcaggagatggagaccatactggccaacatggtgaaaccccaactctactaaaaatacaaaaattagctgggtgtggtggtgtgctcctgtaatcccagctactcaggaggctgatgcaggagaattgcttgaacccaggaggctgaggttgctgtgagccaagattggccactgcactttagcctgtgcaacagagtgagactccgtctcaaggaaaaaaaaagaaaaagaatcaatagGTTCCTCTCCAAACATGCCATGAGTATTGATGCATCCaataaatgaaactattatttatttcatacagTAGAGCTATACAGGCATTCTATTTGCTTCTAGTTTCCAATAAGCCAATATCTAGTTCCAGTAATGTCTCTGATTATATGGCAGAGGGTAACACGGTCATGTTCAGATTCTATGTCTATGTCAATACCTACAGCATTTCAATCTCCATAATATGTGAAACCGAAGAGTTTGATTCTAGGGGAAGTCTGGGACACTACATAGATTAGACCCAGTGATGCTAACGCTTTCTATGCATACAGATAAAGTACCACTAATGAAGTCAATAATAGTCATAGGCCACCCATTTGCGTTTATAGCTTCTTCTCAGTGCCAAGTCATTTAATTAAGCATCACTGAAAGGCTCCTTCACTTACTGGAAACGGTCTTTGAAATACTGCATCAAGACCTTGCAGTACTGAGTCATATTGTTACTGAACGATGGGCTCACTCTCCTAAGTGCATAGAAGCCAATACAATGACACCATCTtttgagaaagggaaaaaagtttaggccgggagcagtggctcatgcctataatcccagcacactgggaggccgagtcaggtggatcacaaggtcagaagtttgagatcagcctggccaacgtgatgaaaccccaactgcactaataatacaaaaattgggctgggtgtggtggcccacacctgtaatcccagcactttgggaggctgaggcaggtggatcatagggtcaggagtccgagaccagcctggccaatatggtgaaagcccgtctctactaaaaatacaaaaattagctgggcgtggtgtcgggcacctgtagtcacagctatttgggaggccgaggtaggagaattgcttgaacccagggggcagaggttgcagtgaactgagattgtgccactgcactacagcctgggtgacagagcaagacttcatgtacggaaaaaaaaaattcattaagagTTAAccagggcaggtgtggtggcccacgcctataatcccagcactttgggagggctagatgggtggatcatgaagtcaagagtttcagaccagcctgactaatatagtgaaaccccctctgtactaaaaatacaaaaatgagccaagcgtggtggcgtgcacctgtaatcgcagttactcaggaggctgaggtgggagaatcacttgaatcaagccaagatcacaccactgcacttcagcctgggtgagagggagaaaaaaaaaggccgggcgccatggctcatgcctgtgatcccaacactttgggaggtcgaggttggtgtatcacctgaggtcaggagttcaagaccagcctgaccaacatggagaaaccccatctctactaaaaacacgacattagctgggtgtagtggcaca
Protein-coding regions in this window:
- the LOC100997607 gene encoding LOW QUALITY PROTEIN: PRAME family member 12 (The sequence of the model RefSeq protein was modified relative to this genomic sequence to represent the inferred CDS: substituted 1 base at 1 genomic stop codon); its protein translation is MSLQAPPRLLKLAEQSLLRDGALAIPTLEELPRELFPSLFIEAFTRRCCETLKTMVQAWPFTCLPLGSLMKSRHLETFGAVLEGLDALLAQKVRPRRWKLQVLDLRDVDENFWGIWSGASAPSPEALSKRQTAENCPRLGGQQPLMVTLDLCFKNGTLDECLTRFLEWGKQREGLLHVCCKELQIFGMPIHSIIEVLNMVELDCIREVEVCCPWELSILIRFAPYLGQMRNLRKLVLFNIHVSACIPADKKEQFITQFTSQFLKLDYFQKLYMHSVSFLKGHLDQLLRCLQAPLETVVMTDCLLSESDLKHLSWCPSIRQLKELDLRGITLTHFSPEPLAVLLEQVEATLQTLDLDDCGITDSQLSVILPALSRCSQLSTLSFCGNLISVAALENLLSPTSRWAEHXHVSLELYPVMPIHTVCQAVLTVKELNLFPIGHA